The DNA window ATTGAGGTAACACTCACCCAGCTTCAATATAGGCTTTCAAGGCTAACTGGCAAAGGCATAGCATTATCTAGGCTTGGTGGTGGTATCGGTACAAGGGGACCCGGTGAGACAAAACTTGAAGTTGACAGGCGTAGAATTCGTGCCCGTATAGATTCACTAAAGAAAAAATTAAAGTCTATTGAAATAAGTAAACAAATTCAATCCAAGCGTAGGCGTAATTTTTTAAGGGTAGCAATAATTGGCTATACAAATGCTGGCAAATCAACATTGATGAACAAACTGACCCACTCAACCCTTGTTGTAGATGACAAGTTATTTTCAACTCTTGATGCTACCACACGTATTTTTGCAACTTCTGCTGGTAATAAAATTCTCGTAACTGATACTGTAGGTTTTTTACGCAAGTTACCACACGGTCTCATTTCATCTTTCAAATCTACCCTCCAAGAGGCGATAGAGGCTGACCTTCGTCTTCATATAGTAGACATCTCCCATCCTCATTGTGAACTTCAGCTTTTGGCTGGTAACGAAATTCTTGAATTTTTAGGTGTACTTGATCGTCCAACTCTTTATGTATTTAACAAAATTGATAAAGATATTTCACTTATTTCCATTTTACAGAGAAAATATAACGATGCAGTATTTATTTCAGCGCTAAAAGGTGACGGCTTATCAGAACTAAAATCTAAAATCTTTTCCCTTTTATCCAAAAATGAAATTGATATTGAAAAAAATTCGTTCTCTCGCCGTCTCTAATCGTATCAAAGCCTACGCAGTAGGTGGGACAGTCCGCGATATTTTATTAGGTAAAAATGAGTTTGACATAGATATAGCAGTAGAAGGTGATGGCATAGCATTTGGTAGGCAACTTCAAACTGCTTTAGGTGGCACTTTTCGTTCTCATCCCAAATTTGGCACTTCTTCTTTAATTCTTGATGACTTAGTAATTGATATAGCAACCTGTAGGGAAGAAGAGTATTTAGCACCTGCAAAACTTCCCTGTGTGAAATCAACTACTTTAATTGACGACCTAAGACGTCGTGATTTCACAATAAATTCAATAGCGATGAGGTTATTTGATAGCAAGTTGATAGACCCATTTGAGGGTGTAAAAGATTTAGAGGCTGGTATAATAAGAATACTTCATCCAAATAGTTTTGTAGATGACCCGACAAGGCTATTTCGTGCACTCCGCTTTGTTGGTAGGTTTGGCTTTAAACTTGAGCCTAAAACTGCTCTTTTAGCTAAAGAGGCTGTGAATGCAGGGCTTATTAATAAATTAAGCCCTAAAAGGATAACTCGTGAACTTGTTTTAATTCTGAGCGAGCCTGCAAGATTAAAAATACTAAGCCTTTTGCATAAATTTGGCATTTCGAAAATTTTGCATCTCAATCTTCCTCGTCCTACATTATTTAAAGATATTGAATCAAATCTCAAAATTTGCATTTCACTTAACGAGCCTGTAACTGTCTGGTTTGTATATTTGTTAGGAATTATAGATATTAAAAATCCATCTCCTTTTCTTTGTTTAACAAAAAAAGAGCTGAACAAAATCAGGCGTGTTTGTACAATTTTAGGAAACTTACAAAAGCTAAAATCTGCTCGTCTTCCAAGCGAGATATACACTTTCCTTTACGGTTCCTCTGCTGATGAACTTTTGTTTGTGATGTCAGCTGTTCCATTACTGAAACCGAAGCTTATTAAATTCTTACAAATTTATAAAAAAGTAAAGCTCCAAATCACAGGTCGCGACTTAAATTGGCTTGGCTTAAAAGCCGGTCCTTTGTATAAAGAGTTACTTTCTGCTGCTCTTCTTGCAAAATTAGACGGCAAAATTAAGACTAAAAACGATGAACTTAAATTTGTAAAAGCATATAGCTATACAAAAATGACAAAAATCCGAATGGCGAATGACGAAAAAAGTGTAAAATAATATGAAGTTTTCCATCGCTTTAGTTTTTTGTTTTCTTATTTTCTTACAT is part of the bacterium genome and encodes:
- the hflX gene encoding GTPase HflX, translated to MAERLFLIGTLTRNDDRIEKLDSLEELASLSKTAGGEVVEKLLHRLDRINPRFFIGKGKAFELAHIGRELKIDTFVFDEELTGIQVRNLEDITGRKVIDRTELILDIFAKHANTKAANIEVTLTQLQYRLSRLTGKGIALSRLGGGIGTRGPGETKLEVDRRRIRARIDSLKKKLKSIEISKQIQSKRRRNFLRVAIIGYTNAGKSTLMNKLTHSTLVVDDKLFSTLDATTRIFATSAGNKILVTDTVGFLRKLPHGLISSFKSTLQEAIEADLRLHIVDISHPHCELQLLAGNEILEFLGVLDRPTLYVFNKIDKDISLISILQRKYNDAVFISALKGDGLSELKSKIFSLLSKNEIDIEKNSFSRRL
- a CDS encoding CCA tRNA nucleotidyltransferase, with product MKLILKKIRSLAVSNRIKAYAVGGTVRDILLGKNEFDIDIAVEGDGIAFGRQLQTALGGTFRSHPKFGTSSLILDDLVIDIATCREEEYLAPAKLPCVKSTTLIDDLRRRDFTINSIAMRLFDSKLIDPFEGVKDLEAGIIRILHPNSFVDDPTRLFRALRFVGRFGFKLEPKTALLAKEAVNAGLINKLSPKRITRELVLILSEPARLKILSLLHKFGISKILHLNLPRPTLFKDIESNLKICISLNEPVTVWFVYLLGIIDIKNPSPFLCLTKKELNKIRRVCTILGNLQKLKSARLPSEIYTFLYGSSADELLFVMSAVPLLKPKLIKFLQIYKKVKLQITGRDLNWLGLKAGPLYKELLSAALLAKLDGKIKTKNDELKFVKAYSYTKMTKIRMANDEKSVK